In a single window of the Hydrogenobaculum sp. 3684 genome:
- a CDS encoding phosphate-starvation-inducible PsiE family protein, with protein MKSLKTLYKAYRSLLEPHKLHDKLGDLFEFFEDAIIVSLTLLLFYLSILAIVDIGRYMIYEKYSFSKILPKFTYLFILAELFRLMIVYLKERRLDTALIIKTTIIAVLRELLIRAPYMHLDDYIGISILLSVLALMYYLPRYFFFKDMRKGYYKRFKVYKKGKNCIIKPEPLEEG; from the coding sequence ATGAAAAGCCTAAAAACTCTTTATAAAGCATACAGATCTTTGCTGGAACCGCACAAACTACACGATAAGCTTGGAGATTTGTTTGAATTCTTTGAAGATGCTATCATAGTATCTCTGACACTTTTACTATTTTATTTAAGCATCCTTGCCATCGTAGATATCGGGCGATATATGATATATGAAAAATATTCATTTTCTAAGATACTTCCAAAATTTACGTATCTTTTTATTCTAGCAGAGCTTTTTAGGCTTATGATAGTATATTTGAAAGAAAGACGCCTTGATACAGCGCTTATTATAAAAACAACCATCATAGCTGTATTAAGAGAGCTTTTGATAAGGGCTCCTTATATGCATTTAGATGATTACATCGGCATTAGCATACTACTTTCAGTCTTAGCGCTTATGTATTACTTGCCTAGATATTTCTTTTTTAAAGACATGAGAAAAGGGTATTATAAACGTTTTAAAGTATATAAAAAAGGTAAAAATTGTATAATTAAACCAGAACCTTTGGAAGAAGGATAA
- a CDS encoding MFS transporter, which translates to MKGFTKEEQKSVLGITFAIAVRMLGLFLLLPVLSPYAKGLPGSTPLLVGLAFGTYGFAQAFLQIPFGYLSDKYGRKPIITIGMLTYVLGSFWAGFAHTAIELVLARFVQGFGAVSSALSSLAADLTREEVRTQAFAHIGAAIGMVFAFSIVVAPIMAHYIGVPAMFYITGILSFIAMVYILVFIKEPKVHAKDREINPSLKNILTLMKDKNQIMLNTSVTVAHYFLVSVFTVVPIYFIKHGFPKSHHWIVYLPTVFLALVIMVPATIVAERKAKMKEVFLTAIFSLIVGFTLFFIFRGVLAGVLLIMFFFIGFFLLEPIMPSLLTKLTHKDLRGLSMGFYNMNQFVGAFLGGVFGGIFLTSPKTMSIVDVAIGAIWLILTYKWLSSIKIPRSSKELEEEFIEPPGLY; encoded by the coding sequence ATGAAAGGTTTTACTAAAGAAGAACAGAAATCGGTATTAGGGATAACGTTTGCTATAGCCGTTAGAATGTTGGGGCTTTTCTTGCTTTTACCAGTTTTATCCCCTTATGCAAAGGGCTTGCCTGGTTCTACACCTTTGCTTGTGGGATTGGCGTTTGGTACTTATGGTTTTGCCCAAGCGTTTTTACAAATTCCATTTGGTTATCTATCTGATAAATACGGTAGAAAACCCATAATAACAATAGGTATGTTAACTTATGTGCTTGGAAGCTTTTGGGCAGGTTTTGCTCATACGGCTATAGAATTAGTATTGGCTAGATTTGTCCAAGGGTTTGGAGCTGTTTCTTCGGCTTTGTCTTCTTTAGCGGCAGACCTTACCCGAGAAGAAGTAAGAACACAAGCTTTTGCTCATATAGGTGCAGCAATAGGTATGGTTTTTGCCTTTTCTATAGTAGTAGCACCTATTATGGCTCACTACATCGGCGTACCTGCTATGTTTTATATAACAGGTATTTTATCTTTTATAGCAATGGTTTATATATTGGTTTTCATAAAAGAACCAAAAGTACACGCCAAAGACAGAGAGATAAATCCATCTTTGAAAAATATCTTAACCCTTATGAAGGATAAAAATCAAATAATGTTAAATACATCAGTGACTGTAGCTCACTACTTCTTGGTTTCCGTATTTACAGTGGTTCCAATTTATTTTATAAAACATGGTTTTCCAAAATCCCACCACTGGATAGTTTATCTTCCTACTGTATTTTTAGCCTTAGTTATAATGGTGCCAGCCACCATAGTTGCAGAAAGAAAAGCTAAGATGAAGGAGGTTTTTCTAACGGCAATTTTTTCGTTGATTGTTGGTTTTACATTGTTTTTTATATTTAGAGGAGTGTTAGCTGGTGTTTTGTTGATAATGTTTTTCTTTATCGGATTTTTCTTGTTAGAACCTATTATGCCATCTCTTTTGACGAAGTTAACCCATAAAGATCTAAGAGGACTTTCTATGGGCTTTTACAATATGAATCAGTTTGTTGGTGCTTTTTTAGGAGGTGTTTTTGGTGGTATTTTTCTTACAAGCCCAAAAACTATGTCTATAGTTGATGTTGCAATAGGGGCAATTTGGCTTATATTAACTTATAAATGGTTAAGTTCAATAAAGATACCAAGAAGTTCAAAAGAATTAGAAGAGGAATTTATAGAGCCGCCTGGGCTTTATTGA
- the galU gene encoding UTP--glucose-1-phosphate uridylyltransferase GalU, whose translation MEVRKAVIPSAGWGTRFLPATKAMPKEMFPIIDKPVIQFIVEELLASDIENIVFVTGRHKRPLEHHFDVNTDLEIFLEKNNKKELLENIRTVSHLINPIYIRQKEQLGLGHAVLTAEPVVGAEPFIVSLGDIVIQTDVNIISEMKNLYKKFGKSIVAVYEVPREEVYKYGIVSGKEIEDDIFLIENMVEKPDIETAPSNLAILGRYLFTPTIFEKLKNTKPGKGGEIQLTDAMKMLLEDEAVYAYKVKARVYDTGNKLDYLKTIVEFALQREDLKDEFFGFLEDIVKNNGL comes from the coding sequence ATGGAAGTGAGAAAAGCCGTTATACCTTCTGCTGGGTGGGGTACAAGATTTTTACCGGCTACCAAAGCAATGCCAAAAGAGATGTTCCCCATCATAGACAAACCTGTTATACAGTTTATTGTGGAAGAGCTTCTGGCAAGCGATATAGAAAATATTGTTTTTGTTACAGGAAGACATAAAAGACCTTTAGAGCACCATTTTGATGTAAATACAGATTTAGAGATTTTTCTCGAGAAAAACAACAAGAAAGAGTTGCTTGAAAACATAAGAACAGTTTCTCACCTTATAAATCCAATATATATAAGACAAAAAGAGCAACTTGGCCTTGGACATGCCGTCTTAACAGCTGAGCCTGTAGTAGGTGCAGAGCCTTTCATTGTCTCTCTTGGCGATATAGTAATTCAAACGGATGTAAACATTATCTCTGAAATGAAAAATCTTTACAAAAAATTTGGAAAAAGCATAGTAGCAGTTTACGAAGTTCCAAGAGAAGAAGTGTATAAATACGGTATAGTATCTGGAAAAGAAATAGAAGATGATATATTTCTAATAGAAAATATGGTAGAAAAACCAGATATAGAAACAGCTCCTTCAAACCTTGCTATTTTAGGAAGGTATCTTTTTACACCCACTATTTTTGAAAAGCTCAAAAATACAAAACCAGGCAAAGGTGGGGAAATACAGCTTACAGATGCTATGAAAATGCTATTAGAAGATGAGGCAGTTTACGCTTACAAAGTTAAAGCAAGGGTATATGACACAGGAAATAAGCTTGATTATTTAAAAACTATAGTTGAATTTGCTTTACAAAGAGAGGATTTAAAAGACGAGTTTTTTGGCTTTTTAGAAGATATAGTAAAAAATAATGGCTTATAA
- the glgB gene encoding 1,4-alpha-glucan branching protein GlgB: MAYKYNYDISLLTDEDLYLFNEGTHYHLYEKLGAHVLEGGVYFAVWAPNAKEVYVEGSFNFWNKKEYPLRPKGSSGIWEIFIEDLKSYELYKYYIVSNFGYELEKRDPFAFYTEVPPKSAGIIYDISGYQWKDESWLLKRKNSNHYKEPISIYEVHLGSWRRTLENGFLSYKDIAHQLVEYVKDMGFTHVEFLPIMEHPFYGSWGYQTLSYFAPTSRYGEPKDFMYLVDFLHQNDIGVILDWVPSHFATDDYGLSFFDGTHLYEHMDKRKGYHPDWGSYIFNYGRHEVRAFLISSANFWFDKYHVDGIRVDAVASMLYLDYSRKEGEWEPNIYGGKENLEAIDFLRKLNETVYIFNPGIFTVAEESTAWPMVTKPTYIGGLGFGFKWDMGWMHDTLRYFSKDPIHRKYHQQDITFRMLYAFNENFILPLSHDEVVHGKGSLIGKMPGDYWQKFANLRLLLSYMYGSPGKKLLFMGSEFGQFDEWNHDKSLDWHLLEFDSHKGIQNLVRDLNKIYKNETALHELDHDPEGFEWIDFQDVEQSIFSFLRKAKNGDFVICIFNATPVPRHDYKIGVPKPGFYKEILNSDSIYYWGSNVGNAGLIEAHAEPWHKFNFSISLTLPPLGALFLKLA, translated from the coding sequence ATGGCTTATAAATACAATTACGATATAAGCCTTTTAACCGACGAAGATTTGTATCTTTTCAACGAAGGGACACATTATCATCTTTATGAAAAGCTTGGGGCCCATGTGCTTGAAGGTGGAGTATACTTTGCCGTGTGGGCTCCAAATGCCAAAGAAGTTTATGTAGAAGGTAGTTTTAACTTTTGGAATAAAAAAGAATACCCTTTAAGACCTAAAGGAAGCTCTGGCATATGGGAAATTTTTATAGAAGATCTTAAAAGCTATGAACTTTATAAGTATTACATAGTCTCAAACTTTGGATACGAGCTAGAAAAAAGAGATCCATTCGCTTTTTACACAGAAGTCCCACCAAAAAGTGCCGGCATCATTTACGATATATCTGGCTATCAATGGAAAGATGAATCATGGCTTTTAAAAAGAAAAAACTCAAACCACTACAAAGAACCCATAAGCATATACGAAGTACATCTTGGCTCTTGGAGAAGGACGTTAGAAAACGGATTTTTATCTTATAAGGATATAGCCCATCAGCTTGTAGAGTATGTAAAAGATATGGGATTTACCCATGTAGAGTTTTTACCCATTATGGAACATCCTTTTTACGGGTCTTGGGGATATCAAACGCTTTCTTACTTTGCTCCGACATCTAGATATGGAGAGCCAAAAGATTTTATGTATCTTGTGGATTTTCTGCACCAAAACGATATAGGAGTAATACTTGATTGGGTACCATCTCATTTTGCCACAGACGATTATGGACTTTCTTTCTTTGACGGGACTCATCTTTACGAGCACATGGACAAAAGAAAAGGATATCACCCAGATTGGGGAAGCTATATATTTAACTATGGAAGACATGAGGTTAGAGCGTTTTTAATAAGTAGTGCCAACTTTTGGTTTGACAAATATCATGTAGATGGTATAAGAGTAGATGCCGTTGCCTCCATGCTTTATCTTGATTATTCAAGAAAAGAAGGCGAATGGGAACCAAATATTTACGGTGGTAAAGAAAATTTAGAAGCTATTGATTTTCTGAGGAAACTAAATGAAACAGTATATATCTTTAATCCTGGGATATTTACAGTAGCAGAAGAATCCACCGCTTGGCCCATGGTTACAAAACCTACTTACATAGGTGGGCTTGGATTTGGTTTCAAATGGGATATGGGCTGGATGCATGATACTTTGAGATATTTTTCCAAAGACCCAATACATAGAAAATATCATCAACAAGATATAACGTTTAGAATGCTTTACGCTTTTAACGAAAACTTCATATTACCGCTCTCTCACGATGAGGTGGTGCATGGAAAAGGTTCTTTGATAGGAAAAATGCCCGGTGATTACTGGCAAAAATTTGCAAATTTAAGACTTTTACTGTCTTATATGTATGGAAGTCCTGGCAAAAAGCTTCTTTTTATGGGTAGTGAGTTTGGCCAATTTGATGAATGGAATCACGATAAAAGCTTGGACTGGCATCTTTTAGAGTTTGATTCGCATAAAGGTATACAAAATTTGGTAAGAGATTTAAATAAAATTTACAAAAACGAAACAGCTTTACATGAATTAGATCACGATCCAGAAGGTTTTGAATGGATTGATTTTCAAGACGTAGAGCAATCTATTTTTTCATTTTTAAGAAAAGCCAAAAACGGTGATTTCGTAATCTGTATTTTTAACGCTACTCCTGTTCCAAGACATGATTATAAAATAGGTGTTCCAAAACCAGGTTTTTATAAAGAAATATTAAATTCAGACTCTATCTACTATTGGGGTTCTAACGTCGGAAATGCTGGACTCATAGAAGCGCATGCTGAACCTTGGCATAAGTTTAACTTTTCCATAAGCTTAACGCTTCCACCGTTAGGAGCGCTATTTTTAAAATTAGCTTAA